A stretch of Toxoplasma gondii ME49 chromosome V, whole genome shotgun sequence DNA encodes these proteins:
- a CDS encoding hypothetical protein (encoded by transcript TGME49_283520), with amino-acid sequence MLGVHTPSLAASYHSELLGQNLKAASGDRRLCGDFSPASKNARPSCCAWVPAAGCKEGTDTGYAACSNCCCGTPPLLAFERFQNDFRLPCPLRSSECVPSVEASVPGPAAAMTLGVCSCTAVRQFFSSDRLLLALDKGGNGVVSHWSSGRAEEGETSGESGESQAGDADCPPSSFFSLNLPIHRSESNPIITPLLSVVPATTGNSRLLSVYDLVTSSFVFYARPPAGDSTVFLTNSVRSVSPVPLTTYYTSHVPGGCGDSPDLAPLWSVGGTRRKLWMHAPGGSSGRGRAYACSASLPATPSVCISGTAWLPNLHPLLLAASTTEGQLLFYDLRASPHPFFVAKRPAPASWASSVCSASTAHSDLTRGIPDRGKHVTADNASSTLFSSPGVADSATSSVASAQTKSSCEQARPFSFITTVPWLTSASVPHDGVVLPCICSCCLGRAACLQGEHGGDSPFPPLASCMIHAEGELSSSSSQLSQNAECATSQEAREQRKGVDIREAGGEGNGEVPRGHVKAELNGDLLHCRGSTTACSGVDQVAEVSEPGESKEQAHGDCLNGVESSMMSRSEQLFRTDTEPVSIFTGCDASVVLKPRNCRRPRPTKRTRSEQVSERDSAYERRNSAAFVVPAATTCSAETGEEMNRRMTRCDSDTPNGQSAFARADGRGGARRSSADSAAEANELQEEATETTKNTDGGKHSSHARTNGMKEKDGASSVPHSHTSQSPRKYDGGVEEECRVAEAGPRKTRLAEVVTGQREGEKGWKAPWFSQEQRLFLRFATKHILSQRRDESSRCIQTHTSNTHETAVAPGFSSPHHLDVFDPLPPSCTERGSEEEREERASLGAEGSSALNICASGGQYQFACTHQAVWSSSQFRALDSVILGACGGSSTRQASSVSLLALAADLLRLSSAPSSIFTSFPSLRISLPSLSQPCGTGIRPAMASLGSGCSRMPSISHTELARSVAYAHLSMAVGAAFSGLLLSHRFDQHLVMSQLARHQQRQLLKLLHSRLPHASRPLTHEMAEDVARSLSRLHCLLEGKEAPAVASGDEAPASCGETQTDTTQTSALSDAPRVSKKRKQETSHPNGQRKARTASGAEPEACLLRSSDTTGFQDSSQASPNSRETANCVSPALASSIMRLYTQLFLASAVADRDQERHTQKGETLPAERATATPPPLSLVLTASGLRRELRSENLVSPLQKGQMYFLQNLLLHHYRNVTQVLRYAASALFVFGDSPFFLQQASAEPLSTAVKTIRAASLACSPCSRVAERNSGFSRPSQAGERKSQSPCEKREATPKQQKGSCDIKTNKLSVVGTDFQCGVCGGVESLVKAKMRRWLQEELEHGFVRVARRVGRQKVQEISKNASEGFRRDRQAGRQKMREIRALAKRTVSSLCLCELFRPASFYPSVLFNVFRSSGLPGMSAIQRNCMRLLPISDTAFYNLARAQDICVRQTGTSSLSVPLLASIQDRRWVSRNCGEPVSLAARKRERVSSVPSSDAHVHPSDVLRSADMVSGMPSPRRDFQNLSATQGSVSDQSHRGSVEEPPAAAHKKTERKALLPQSCPTSETETSFMKAETRRQQLFCVDAFGRASVLTVSLMLVPSRSLERSASLGRVKTRDNLHILHPRSDQEKTEKVHSCESSIDCITFGCQRLKGEDLSSETIYKTVGKLLKGDAEREEVEDEHGDTRIILCPSIDAKNDGLLEHALLKEKCEACCGSASAKRTIARPRRVRVIVAHPGNEENLCWRKTANATQKETVPENGGVCGGNSSRNCSGRKGQNQERRTAEAQKRTRKIDPAVGISASPHGNLWNTQKSTKEQSCEETANAFLNRLPILPVWKFPPSSVDSNASFLISSPSSELPALSTIMSRTDGSQGSSSLPTRSSSTPHSTLRQSITPPVAPSVSVTKHGRCLGPSAGDLSRAQRIDKLRLQSGGSSVTEPKQRDDPQSFREIQFNCFITLEEDNCFSLRGRSSRGGGGGATSSRVASMAVHENGSYIFLATSTPSFLLYSSSATLPPYRRHDRLLFGCTLSAHAATSLFIHVSSKQGSTGHTGPLPEGAEPKPLPSFVLPDAPGGPRPPPPLLLSAAPILPSHPSPPFLPHNMVRPFSANSLAPLYAGTFAAGTVQNRKAGVQVKAPSAGVAALGGKKGRDEQRETVFSDWLTEDDDDVPSDAEDDEESQGSG; translated from the coding sequence ATGCTCGGCGTGCATACACCTAGTCTGGCGGCTTCTTACCATTCCGAGCTTTTGGGTCAAAATTTAAAGGCAGCTTCCGGTGACAGACGCCTCTGTGGAGATTTTTCTCCGGCAAGCAAAAACGCGAGGCCGTCGTGCTGCGCCTGGGTTCCTGCAGCTGGCTGCAAAGAGGGAACTGACACAGGCTATGCTGCCTGCTCGAACTGTTGCTGTGGCACTCCGCCGCTGTTGGCCTTCGAGCGCTTCCAAAACGATTTTCGGTTACCGTGTCCACTTCGCTCTTCAGAGTGTGTGCCCTCTGTCGAGGCGTCAGTCCCGGGACCTGCCGCTGCTATGACTCTAGGAGTGTGTTCGTGCACGGCTGTGCGGCAGTTCTTTTCGTCCGACCGGCTTCTGCTTGCACTGGATAAAGGCGGCAACGGCGTTGTTTCCCACTGGTCATCTGGGCGTgctgaggaaggcgagaccaGCGGAGAGTCGGGGGAGAGTCAAGCCGGTGACGCAGACTGTCCCccgtcctccttcttctctctgaacCTACCCATTCATCGTTCGGAGAGCAACCCCATCATcacgcctcttctctctgttgttccAGCGACCACAGGCAACAGCCGACTTCTCTCGGTCTACGACCTGGtcacttcttccttcgttttctacGCACGGCCTCCTGCGGGGGACTCCACTGTCTTTCTCACAAACAGCGTacgttctgtgtctcctgttcctctGACCACGTATTACACGTCGCATGTGCCTGGGGGGTGTGGCGACTCTCCAGACTTGGCGCCCTTGTGGAGTGTCGGTGGAACAAGGCGGAAACTGTGGATGCACGCACCGGGTGGCTCTTCGGGAAGGGGACGTGCATATGCATGCTCTGCCTCGTTGCCCGCCACGCCCTCTGTTTGCATCTCGGGAACAGCTTGGTTGCCTAACCTGCATCCTCTGCTGCTCGCAGCTTCCACCACGGAAGGCCAGCTCCTTTTTTATGACCTCCGAGCCTCACCTCACCCTTTCTTCGTTGCAAAGCGCCCCGCGCCAGCCTCGTGGGCTTCCTCCGTGTGTTCTGCTTCAACTGCCCATTCAGATCTGACAAGAGGAATCCCAGATCGGGGGAAGCACGTGACCGCTGACAACGCTTCATCTACCCTGTTTTCATCCCCGGGTGTTGCTGATTCTGCGACTTCTTCCGTGGCGAGCGCCCAGACGAAATCCTCTTGCGAACAGGCGCGTCCGTTTTCCTTCATCACGACTGTCCCTTGGCTCACGTCGGCGTCAGTGCCTCACGACGGCGTCGTTCTTCCTTGCATTTGTAGCTGCTGCCTGGGTCGAGCTGCCTGTCTCCAAGGCGAACACGGGGGAGACTCTCCATTTCCTCCACTCGCTTCGTGCATGATCCATGCTGAGGGCGAACTATcgagttcttcctctcagTTGTCTCAGAATGCGGAGTGCGCCACCAGCCAGGAAGCCAGGGAGCAGCGGAAAGGAGTGGATATCCGAGAAGCGGGCGGTGAAGGGAACGGGGAAGTGCCTCGTGGGCATGTAAAGGCAGAACTAAACGGCGATCTCCTCCATTGCAGAGGATCCACAACCGCGTGTTCTGGTGTTGACCAGGTAGCTGAGGTGAGCGAACCAGGCGAAAGCAAAGAGCAGGCACATGGAGACTGCTTGAACGGCGTGGAATCTTCCATGATGAGTAGATCCGAACAACTGTTTCGAACAGACACAGAACCTGTGTCGATTTTTACAGGCTGCGATGCTTCAGTTGTCCTCAAGCCCCGCAACTGTCGCCGACCTCGGCCAACTAAAAGGACAAGAAGCGAACAAGTATCGGAGCGCGACTCTGCTTATGAACGTCGAAATTCAGCTGCGTTCGTGGTTCCTGCCGCGACAACATGCTCGGCTGAGACTGGCGAAGAGATGAATCGGAGAATGACACGCTGCGATAGCGACACACCAAACGGCCAGTCTGCTTTTGCGAGAGCGGACGGGAGAGGGGGTGCTAGGCGAAGTAGCGCCGATAGCGCAGCTGAAGCAAACGAATTGCAGGAGGAAGCAACGGAAACGACGAAAAACACCGACGGGGGAAAGCATTCGTCTCATGCTCGGACGAACGGCATGAAGGAGAAAGATGGTGCATCCTCTGTCCCTCATTCTCACACGAGCCAGTCGCCAAGAAAATATGACGGCGGTGTTGAGGAAGAGTGCCGAGTGGCAGAGGCAGGTCCCAGAAAGACGAGGTTAGCCGAGGTTGTTACAGGGCAGCgtgagggagaaaaggggTGGAAGGCACCGTGGTTTTCACAAGAACAACGGCTCTTTTTGCGCTTTGCAACGAAACACATTTTGAGTCAGCGCAGAGATGAATCATCCAGGTGCATCCAAACGCACACTTCAAACACCCATGAAACAGCTGTCGCACCGGGTTTTTCCTCCCCCCACCATCTGGACGTCTTCGACCCGTTGCCTCCcagctgcacagagagaggttcagaggaagaaagagaagagcgcgcATCTCTGGGTGCCGAAGGTTCATCGGCGCTTAACATTTGCGCTTCTGGCGGTCAATACCAGTTCGCCTGTACCCACCAAGCAGTCTGGTCGAGTTCCCAGTTTCGCGCACTTGACTCTGTTATTCTCGGGGCATGCGGAGGCTCCTCCACGCGCCAAGCGTCcagtgtttctcttcttgcgtTGGCGGCTGatctgctgcgtctctcgagcGCCCCGTCTTCAATTTTCACTTCCTTTCCCTCTTTGCGCATTTCGCTCCCCTCCCTGAGTCAACCATGTGGCACGGGGATTCGCCCAGCGATGGCTTCATTAGGGTCGGGGTGTTCACGTATGCCCTCCATTTCTCACACAGAACTAGCACGATCTGTTGCATACGCTCATCTGTCTATGGCGGTCGGGGCCGCTTTCTCTggactgcttctctcccacCGGTTTGATCAACACCTGGTCATGTCCCAGTTAGCGAGGCACCAACAACGGCAGCTTCTGAAGCTGCTTCACTCGCGATTGCCCCATGCTTCTCGCCCGCTGACGCACGAGATGGCGGAGGATGTCGCACGTTCTCTTTCACGCCTTCACTGTCTTCTagaaggcaaagaagcaCCCGCTGTCGCCAGCGGCGACGAAGCCCCCGCGTCTTGTGGCGAAACTCAGACTGACACGACACAGACATCCGCTTTGTCTGATGCACCAAGGGTGAGCAAGAAACGGAAACAGGAGACTAGTCATCCCAATGGACAGCGGAAGGCGCGCACCGCGTCGGGTGCCGAGCCTGAAGCTTGCCTTCTCCGGTCATCAGACACGACTGGCTTCCAGGACTCATCTCAAGCGAGTCCAAACTCCAGAGAAACTGCGAATTGTGTTTCCCCCGCTCTTGCCTCGAGCATTATGCGCCTCTACACGCAACTGTTCCTTGCGAGCGCCGTCGCTGACAGGgaccaagagagacacacacagaaaggagaaacgctaCCGGCGGAGAGGGCGACGGCTACGCCGccacctctgtctctcgtcctgACTGCGTCTGGGTTGAGACGAGAGCTGCGTAGTGAGAatctcgtgtctcctctgcagaaAGGACAAATGTATTTCCTGCAGAACCTTCTTCTACATCACTACCGAAACGTTACTCAAGTGCTGCGCTATGCTGCGTCCGCTTTGTTTGTCTTCGGAGactcgcctttctttctgcagcaGGCGTCTGCCGAACCTCTTTCGACAGCAGTGAAGACCATTCGCGCAGCCTCTCTCGCATGTTCTCCTTGTTCGAGGGTGGCAGAAAGAAATAGTGGTTTCTCTCGCCCGTCACAGGCCGGTGAACGGAAGAGCCAGAGTCCTtgtgagaagagagaggccaCGCCTAAACAACAGAAGGGATCTTGTGACATCAAGACGAACAAGCTTTCCGTGGTGGGGACTGACTTCCAGTGTGGAGTCTGCGGGGGGGTTGAGTCTCTTGTTAAGGCGAAGATGCGTCGCTGGCTACAGGAGGAGCTTGAGCATGGCTTTGTCCGAGTGGCGCGAAGAGTGGGACGACAAAAGGTACAGGAAATAAGCAAAAATGCGTCTGAAGGATTCAGAAGAGACCGACAGgcaggaagacagaagatgAGAGAAATTCGAGCTCTAGCAAAAAGGACGGtgtcgtctctgtgtttgtgtgAACTCTTCCGACCTGCTTCTTTTTATCCATCTGTGCTTTTCAACGTCTTCCGGTCCTCCGGCTTGCCGGGAATGTCAGCAATTCagaggaactgcatgcgcttgctCCCCATCTCAGACACCGCCTTTTATAATCTCGCACGAGCTCAGGACATTTGTgtgagacagacaggaacCTCGAGCTTGTCTGTGCCGCTTCTTGCATCCATCCAGGATCGCCGGTGGGTCTCCAGGAACTGTGGTGAGCCAGTTAGCCTTGCTGCCAGAAAACGGGAGCGCGTATCTTCCGTGCCTTCTTCTGACGCACATGTTCACCCTTCTGACGTTCTCCGTTCGGCTGATATGGTCTCTGGCATGCCGTCGCCGCGCCGCGACTTTCAAAACCTTTCTGCGACACAAGGCTCCGTGTCGGACCAGTCTCATCGGGGCTCGGTGGAGGAACCACCTGCTGCAGCCcacaagaagacagagagaaaagctcTTTTACCGCAGTCGTGTCCCAcatcggagacagagacaagttTCATGAAGGCAGAAACCAGAAGGCAGCAGCTTTTCTGCGTCGACGCTTTCGGCCGTGCCTCTGTCCTCACAGTTTCTCTCATGCTGGTTCCGTCCAGAAGTTTGGAGAGGAGCGCTTCTCTGGGAAGGGTGAAAACACGAGACAACCTTCATATACTGCACCCGAGATCGGATCAGGAGAAAACTGAAAAGGTACATTCGTGTGAAAGTAGCATAGACTGCATCACATTTGGGTGTCAGAGGTTGAAAGGCGAAGATTTGTCCTCGGAAACAATTTATAAGACAGTTGGAAAATTGTTGAAAGGCGACgcggaaagagaggaggtgGAAGACGAACATGGAGACACACGTATTATTCTGTGCCCCTCGATAGATGCAAAAAACGATGGGCTCCTGGAGCATGCGCTTCTTAAAGAGAAGTGTGAAGCATGTTGCGGATCGGCTtcggcgaagaggacgaTCGCGAGACCCCGGCGTGTTCGCGTTATTGTGGCACATCCAGGAAATGAGGAGAACTTGTGCTGGCGCAAAACAGCGAATGCGacacaaaaggagacagttccTGAAAACGGCGGTGTGTGCGGTGGGAATTCGAGTCGGAACTGCAGTGGACGGAAGGGGCAAAATCAGGAGAGGCGAACGGCTGAAGCGCAGAAGAGGACAAGGAAGATCGATCCAGCCGTCGGAATTAGTGCCTCGCCACACGGTAATCTATGGAATACTCAAAAGTCGACGAAGGAGCAAAGCTGTGAGGAGACTGCGAATGCGTTTCTCAATCGCCTGCCAATTCTGCCTGTTTGGAAGTTTCCTCCATCTTCTGTCGACTCGAACGCGTCCTTCCTcatttcctctccgtcgagTGAGCTTCCAGCTCTGAGTACAATCATGTCAAGAACAGATGGTTCTCAAGGaagttcctctctccctacAAGATCTTCATCTACCCCCCATTCTACTCTCCGACAATCAATTACGCCGCCAGTGGCTCCCAGTGTGTCTGTGACGAAGCACGGCCGTTGTCTGGGACCGTCGGCAGGGGATTTGTCAAGAGCCCAACGGATAGATAAGCTGAGACTGCAATCTGGTGGCTCTTCGGTGACAGAACCGAAGCAGAGGGATGATCCGCAGTCGTTTCGTGAAATTCAGTTCAATTGTTTCATTACACTGGAAGAAGATAATTGTTTTTCTTTACGCGGGCGCAGTTCCCGTGGAGGAGGTGGAGGAGCAACTAGCAGTCGGGTGGCCTCGATGGCTGTTCACGAAAACGGTTCCTACATTTTCCTCGCCACTTCGACGCCGTCGTTTTTGCTTTACTCCAGCTCGGCCACTCTTCCTCCGTACAGGCGCCATGATAGACTTTTGTTTGGTTGTACATTgagtgcgcatgcagcgacatCTCTTTTTATACATGTGTCGTCAAAACAAGGATCAACAGGACATACGGGACCGTTACCTGAAGGGGCCGAGCCCAAGCCACTGCCCTCGTTTGTGTTGCCTGACGCACCGGGCGGCCCACGCCCTCCACCGCCGCTTCTTTTATCGGCCGCCCCTATCCTTCCGTCCCACCCTTCACCTCCCTTTTTGCCACACAATATGGTGCGACCGTTTTCTGCCAACTCGCTAGCTCCGCTGTATGCAGGGACCTTTGCTGCTGGGACTGTGCAAAATAGGAAAGCGGGGGTCCAGGTGAAGGCACCGAGCGCTGGGGTGGCTGCTTTGGGTGGCAAGAAGGGACGAGACGAACAGAGGGAAACCGTGTTTTCAGATTGGCTCACAGAAGATGACGACGACGTACCCAGCGATGCcgaagacgatgaagagTCCCAAGGCAGTGGCTGA